In one window of Frigoriglobus tundricola DNA:
- a CDS encoding type II and III secretion system protein family protein, which produces MHLTRTARRFVPWALILTLGLAALSTGRAQPPDPKNPPPAALVDAKTGAIIVPLNALVSFDLGLKDGPPPTDILVSRDDILEARVDPNNPRKLFLRGKTGGVSQLTVVQKDLPPIKYEVVVQPDLAQLRNLIKRTVPTANVDVQPGLGNVIILTGYVTTPQDADIIARLANSAVGAGVNNVINAIQVGGAQLVQIEVVIASVDRNTLRARGFDFIAPGGSAGGTTFSSIVSGLLTPPSTAGGAVTVSNTANIQLGILPNKFFGALQALRTEGVAKFLAEPKVVTQSGRPAFFRAGGQQAILSGTSGITGPGVQLVPFGTELEVAPIVYGNGKIWLDINPRITAVSQGLGITVGGATSPGFTEQSVRSTVLLESGQTFAIGGLIQNSIQASTNKVPVVGDLPFIGFGFSSVSYQTRESELVIMVTPRLVEALDPCQAPKRLPGMETRTPDDYELFLENILEAPRGQRKVWNGKCYNAAYKCDPTINKYPCAGGVCKGPNGTCLPVTPGFGLPPGGGGPAMPVPLPPIAPTIPPSGTGAAPPAAVPPAELPSVGAAPAPVTEPAPVNLPLPPPPPPVTGAPVPPG; this is translated from the coding sequence ATGCACCTGACGCGTACCGCCCGACGGTTCGTACCGTGGGCCCTAATTCTGACGCTGGGTCTGGCGGCTCTGAGCACCGGCCGGGCCCAGCCGCCGGACCCGAAGAACCCGCCGCCGGCCGCCCTGGTGGACGCCAAGACCGGCGCGATTATTGTGCCGCTCAACGCCCTCGTGAGCTTCGACCTCGGCTTGAAGGACGGGCCGCCGCCGACCGACATCCTGGTCAGCCGCGACGACATCCTCGAGGCCCGGGTCGATCCGAACAACCCGAGGAAGTTGTTCCTGCGGGGCAAGACCGGCGGCGTGAGCCAACTGACGGTCGTGCAGAAGGACCTGCCGCCGATCAAGTACGAAGTGGTCGTTCAGCCCGACCTGGCCCAGCTCCGCAACCTGATCAAGCGGACGGTGCCGACGGCCAACGTGGACGTCCAGCCCGGCCTGGGCAACGTGATCATCCTTACCGGGTACGTGACCACCCCCCAGGATGCCGACATCATCGCCCGGCTGGCGAACAGCGCCGTCGGGGCCGGTGTCAACAACGTGATCAACGCGATCCAGGTCGGCGGCGCGCAACTGGTGCAGATCGAGGTGGTGATCGCGTCGGTGGACCGCAACACGCTGCGGGCCCGCGGGTTCGACTTCATCGCCCCGGGCGGCAGTGCGGGCGGGACGACGTTCTCCAGCATCGTCAGCGGCCTGTTGACGCCGCCGTCGACAGCGGGCGGCGCGGTCACGGTCAGCAACACCGCCAACATCCAGTTGGGCATCCTGCCGAACAAGTTCTTCGGGGCCCTGCAGGCCCTCCGAACGGAAGGGGTGGCGAAGTTCCTGGCCGAACCGAAGGTCGTGACCCAGAGCGGGCGCCCGGCGTTCTTCCGGGCCGGCGGCCAGCAGGCCATCCTCAGCGGCACCTCCGGCATCACCGGCCCCGGTGTGCAACTGGTGCCGTTCGGGACCGAACTGGAAGTGGCGCCGATCGTGTACGGCAACGGCAAGATCTGGCTGGACATCAACCCGCGGATCACGGCGGTGAGCCAGGGCCTCGGGATCACCGTGGGCGGGGCGACCAGCCCGGGCTTCACGGAACAGAGCGTGCGGTCCACCGTGCTGCTGGAGTCGGGACAGACGTTCGCCATCGGCGGCCTGATCCAGAACAGCATCCAGGCGTCGACGAACAAGGTGCCGGTCGTCGGCGACCTGCCGTTCATCGGGTTCGGGTTCAGCTCGGTCTCCTACCAGACGCGGGAGAGCGAGCTGGTGATCATGGTCACCCCGCGGCTGGTCGAGGCGCTGGACCCGTGCCAGGCCCCGAAGCGGCTTCCGGGAATGGAAACCCGCACGCCCGACGATTATGAACTATTCTTGGAAAACATTCTTGAGGCCCCGCGCGGGCAACGCAAGGTGTGGAACGGGAAGTGTTACAACGCGGCGTACAAGTGTGACCCGACGATCAACAAGTACCCGTGTGCGGGGGGCGTGTGCAAGGGGCCGAACGGCACCTGCCTGCCGGTGACCCCGGGCTTCGGCCTGCCGCCCGGCGGCGGCGGCCCGGCGATGCCGGTCCCGCTGCCCCCGATCGCGCCCACGATCCCGCCGAGCGGGACGGGCGCGGCGCCCCCGGCCGCGGTGCCGCCCGCCGAGCTCCCGTCGGTCGGGGCGGCGCCGGCCCCGGTGACCGAACCGGCGCCCGTGAACCTGCCGCTGCCGCCCCCGCCGCCGCCCGTGACCGGGGCGCCGGTGCCGCCCGGCTGA
- the cpaB gene encoding Flp pilus assembly protein CpaB codes for MKQKNVILMVVAVGCGLVAAFLTSQMSAKGQVEQVQVLVAAKDLPVGTLITREDLDKMVKTKTVPKEGLPPTIVINREELLDKKLTRPVRTDETFNPSDLTKGGVVTLPDGYDMVSLQVGVANAAAGFVGPGSRVNVNATVRSGNKTLAFPLLVNMLVVAVDTNTVGSKEGTYPSMNTVSFAVREKEALLLSLAKSRGCTIELMLRHPNKSNESDKSYNMESVLAMLSDPDNQIGVRPSDGGGDKPVPPTPPKPEPKIETPPAPPTPPAPMPPVVETRKVLIAVKEIAPNTDVTKDLIAEAFELKELPKDLAVDALGDLTDALGQQFKTGVAKGQWVTPTMIGFAPKPVPQDKVEIKPEVKPEPAPKEVPPPPVVVKKRTHDVAVHTSNGTVIHRFEEVKPGVWKKIAELTPEQASKDEAPETPKADPESKKRD; via the coding sequence ATGAAGCAGAAGAACGTGATCTTGATGGTTGTGGCGGTCGGGTGCGGCCTCGTGGCCGCATTCCTGACCTCGCAGATGAGCGCGAAGGGCCAGGTGGAACAGGTTCAGGTGCTGGTGGCGGCCAAGGACCTGCCCGTCGGCACGCTGATCACGCGAGAGGACCTCGACAAGATGGTGAAAACCAAGACGGTGCCGAAGGAGGGGCTGCCGCCGACGATCGTCATCAACCGCGAAGAGCTCCTGGACAAGAAGCTCACGCGCCCGGTCCGGACCGATGAGACGTTCAACCCGTCGGACCTCACCAAGGGCGGCGTGGTGACGCTGCCCGACGGGTACGACATGGTCTCCCTGCAAGTCGGCGTCGCCAACGCCGCCGCCGGGTTCGTCGGGCCGGGCAGCCGGGTGAACGTGAACGCCACCGTCCGGTCGGGCAACAAGACCCTCGCGTTCCCGCTCCTGGTGAACATGCTCGTCGTCGCGGTGGACACGAACACGGTCGGCAGCAAGGAGGGCACCTACCCGAGCATGAACACGGTGTCGTTCGCGGTGCGGGAAAAAGAAGCGCTCCTCCTGTCGCTGGCCAAGAGCCGCGGCTGCACGATCGAGCTGATGCTCCGCCACCCGAACAAGAGCAACGAATCGGACAAGAGTTACAACATGGAGAGCGTCCTCGCGATGCTCTCCGACCCCGACAACCAGATCGGCGTGAGGCCGAGCGACGGCGGCGGCGACAAGCCGGTCCCGCCCACGCCGCCCAAGCCGGAGCCGAAGATCGAAACGCCCCCGGCGCCGCCGACGCCGCCGGCGCCGATGCCCCCGGTCGTCGAGACGCGGAAGGTGCTGATCGCCGTCAAGGAGATCGCCCCGAACACCGACGTCACGAAGGACCTGATCGCCGAGGCGTTCGAGCTCAAGGAGCTGCCGAAGGACCTCGCGGTTGACGCCCTGGGCGATCTGACCGACGCGCTGGGCCAGCAGTTCAAGACCGGCGTGGCGAAGGGGCAGTGGGTGACGCCGACGATGATCGGGTTCGCCCCGAAGCCGGTCCCGCAGGACAAGGTCGAGATCAAGCCCGAGGTGAAGCCGGAACCGGCCCCGAAGGAAGTGCCGCCCCCGCCGGTGGTGGTCAAGAAGCGGACGCACGACGTGGCGGTCCACACCTCCAACGGCACCGTGATTCACCGGTTCGAAGAGGTGAAGCCGGGCGTGTGGAAGAAGATCGCCGAACTGACCCCCGAGCAGGCCTCGAAGGACGAGGCGCCGGAGACGCCGAAGGCGGACCCGGAGTCCAAGAAGCGGGACTGA
- a CDS encoding A24 family peptidase, with protein MSSPAPVMPTTAPQPLAPHDDSLGIDRAFVLQMARMPALAVLWVAASFLAHLAWAAVWPEGLNAGPLVVISVGMILAAVIDGWALKVPNWITLPLVLSGWALGALHDFGVPVDAGTGGFGVAVLGTFMGFFLLLPMLAIRGVGEGDVKMQMGFGAWVGAYFGTTSPTGLHGLGVVFWAFCFGAIVGGAFGMVIILIRRQFSQNAGIVREIFNDLQLFGTGQVSAATRQAQARRSRWTKLPYGIPLCVGFIMYLLYMLVLMA; from the coding sequence ATGAGCAGCCCCGCCCCCGTGATGCCGACGACCGCCCCGCAACCGCTCGCCCCGCACGACGACTCGCTCGGCATCGACCGGGCGTTCGTCCTCCAGATGGCCCGGATGCCGGCCCTCGCCGTGCTCTGGGTCGCGGCCTCGTTCCTGGCGCACCTGGCCTGGGCCGCGGTGTGGCCGGAGGGCCTCAACGCCGGCCCGCTGGTCGTCATCAGCGTCGGCATGATCCTGGCCGCGGTCATCGACGGCTGGGCGCTGAAGGTGCCCAACTGGATCACCCTGCCCCTGGTCCTCAGCGGCTGGGCGCTCGGCGCGCTGCACGACTTCGGCGTGCCCGTGGACGCCGGCACCGGCGGCTTCGGCGTCGCGGTCCTCGGCACGTTCATGGGCTTCTTCCTGTTGCTCCCGATGCTCGCCATCCGCGGCGTCGGCGAGGGCGACGTGAAGATGCAGATGGGGTTCGGGGCCTGGGTCGGGGCCTACTTCGGCACGACCAGCCCGACCGGGCTGCACGGGCTGGGCGTGGTGTTCTGGGCGTTCTGCTTCGGCGCGATCGTGGGCGGGGCGTTCGGGATGGTGATCATCCTGATCCGCCGCCAGTTCAGCCAGAACGCGGGGATCGTCCGCGAGATCTTCAACGACCTGCAACTGTTCGGCACCGGCCAGGTGAGCGCCGCGACCCGACAGGCCCAGGCGCGGCGGAGCCGGTGGACGAAGCTGCCCTACGGCATCCCGCTGTGCGTCGGGTTCATCATGTACCTGCTGTACATGCTCGTGCTGATGGCGTGA
- a CDS encoding Flp family type IVb pilin translates to MRSLTKNLVSFLKAEDGPTAVEYAVMLALIVVVCIAAITTLGQNANSTFSFVGSSIKPPAGGSTAS, encoded by the coding sequence ATGCGCAGCCTGACCAAGAACCTGGTGTCGTTCCTCAAGGCCGAAGACGGCCCGACCGCTGTCGAGTACGCCGTGATGCTCGCGCTGATCGTTGTGGTGTGCATCGCCGCCATCACCACCCTCGGCCAGAACGCGAACAGTACGTTCAGCTTCGTCGGCTCGTCGATCAAGCCGCCGGCGGGTGGCTCGACCGCCAGCTAA
- a CDS encoding Flp family type IVb pilin has product MLGRFTKRVVAFLKKEDGPTAVEYAVMLALIIVVLVAAISNIGGSTSAMYNNLSLQGVKPPSGSGS; this is encoded by the coding sequence ATGCTCGGCCGGTTCACAAAGAGGGTCGTCGCCTTCTTGAAGAAGGAGGACGGCCCGACCGCCGTCGAGTACGCCGTGATGCTGGCGCTGATCATCGTGGTCTTGGTAGCAGCGATCAGCAACATCGGTGGTTCGACGAGCGCGATGTACAACAATTTGAGCTTGCAGGGCGTCAAGCCCCCAAGCGGTTCGGGGTCGTGA
- a CDS encoding phosphotransferase translates to MSPYPPFPVLAYFAPHTRGLRWHRAPDGFSGAVVWCGGENDTARVALKAWPAGTRPERVRQVHTWLSLAAHLPFVPGALAGGDGHTLVTEADRVWDCCRWMPGRPCSAPTAAEVAAACAAVAQLHATWAATSRLGPCPGVQNRLRILTETEPILRAGPDALPPVSPDLDPVLRHALAAAARAAPGAVRALRPWEHRAVVLQPCVRDLRADHVLFEGGRVGGIIDYGAAGADHPAVDLARLLSDYAGPDDALFGAGLAVYRGVNPTFEATTEFAQLLARTGAVCSVLGWLVRLVLRREAVPAPRATAARIAALLARVGPIPHV, encoded by the coding sequence GTGAGCCCGTACCCCCCGTTTCCCGTACTCGCTTATTTCGCGCCGCACACGCGCGGCCTGCGGTGGCACCGCGCGCCCGATGGCTTCAGCGGCGCGGTCGTGTGGTGCGGGGGCGAGAACGACACTGCCCGCGTCGCGCTGAAAGCGTGGCCTGCGGGCACTCGCCCCGAGCGTGTTCGGCAGGTTCACACGTGGCTCTCGCTGGCCGCGCACTTGCCCTTCGTGCCGGGCGCCTTGGCCGGTGGCGACGGGCACACCCTCGTGACCGAAGCCGACCGCGTGTGGGACTGTTGCCGGTGGATGCCCGGCCGGCCCTGTTCGGCGCCCACCGCAGCGGAGGTGGCGGCCGCGTGCGCGGCGGTCGCCCAGTTACACGCCACTTGGGCGGCCACATCGCGCCTCGGCCCGTGCCCCGGCGTGCAGAACCGGCTCCGCATTCTGACCGAGACCGAACCGATCCTCCGCGCGGGACCGGACGCGCTCCCGCCCGTTTCACCCGACCTCGACCCCGTTCTCCGCCACGCGCTCGCCGCCGCCGCGCGGGCCGCACCGGGGGCGGTCCGGGCACTGCGGCCGTGGGAGCACCGGGCCGTCGTTCTCCAACCGTGCGTGCGCGATTTGCGCGCCGACCACGTCCTTTTTGAAGGCGGGCGCGTCGGCGGAATCATCGATTATGGGGCCGCGGGTGCGGATCACCCCGCGGTCGATCTGGCCCGCCTGCTCAGCGATTACGCCGGACCCGATGACGCCCTCTTCGGCGCCGGACTGGCTGTGTATCGTGGGGTGAATCCCACTTTTGAGGCCACGACCGAATTCGCGCAACTGCTGGCCCGCACGGGGGCCGTGTGCTCGGTCCTCGGCTGGCTCGTCCGACTTGTGCTGCGGCGCGAGGCGGTCCCCGCTCCCCGCGCGACCGCCGCCCGGATCGCGGCGCTCCTCGCGCGCGTCGGTCCGATCCCGCACGTCTAG
- a CDS encoding NADH-quinone oxidoreductase subunit N: protein MTDPLLQQTFKGVFALAAPEIALVGTACVLFLFGCVYSHRRLWFAVSLLGVGLAAALAVTVPAPVPDVLTAAPLVPDGAAEFVRWVALIAALVLLFVAWGEVERSNAAEYYACLLVAAAGVSLVGRANDLITLFLSLELISIPTYILLYLPARSKLSQEAAVKYFLLSVMSSAVMLFGFSYLYGLTGSTNLTVIADALTKAHADVGPRVAPNPMALLAAVMVIAAVGFRVTAVPFHFYAPDVYEGGPAGVIAQLAFFPKVAGFVALARVFGLLGADVRNLPFDTNTQVPLLLWILAVMTMCLGNMLALLQDNVRRMLAYSGVAHGGYMLMGVVVASSLPDAHSTPDVGGIDAVLVYLVAYGMMTVGAFAVILFLSTPERPVESIDDLAGLGQTNPISAGAMAVFMFSLIGLPLTAGFAGKFLLFVGAFSAPTDTPVMRNLYEVMAVFAAVNAAVGAYYYLRVVGVMYLRTPIRPAATSRSVPTFLAAVALAAGTLFFGIYPEPIARAARKAAPVPTVPARATADAR from the coding sequence ATGACCGACCCGCTGCTGCAACAGACGTTCAAGGGCGTGTTCGCCCTCGCCGCGCCGGAGATCGCGCTGGTCGGAACGGCGTGCGTCCTGTTCCTGTTCGGCTGCGTGTACAGCCACCGGCGCCTCTGGTTCGCCGTCTCGCTCCTCGGCGTGGGTCTGGCCGCGGCGCTGGCCGTCACCGTACCGGCGCCGGTGCCGGACGTCCTCACCGCCGCGCCGCTCGTCCCGGACGGCGCCGCCGAGTTCGTCCGCTGGGTCGCCCTGATCGCCGCACTCGTGCTGCTGTTCGTGGCGTGGGGCGAGGTGGAGCGCTCGAACGCCGCCGAGTATTACGCCTGCCTCCTCGTGGCCGCGGCCGGGGTGTCGCTCGTCGGCCGGGCGAACGATCTGATCACCCTGTTCCTGTCGCTCGAGCTGATCTCCATCCCGACTTACATTCTGCTGTACCTGCCGGCCCGGTCGAAGCTGAGTCAGGAGGCCGCGGTCAAGTACTTCCTCCTGAGCGTGATGTCCTCGGCCGTCATGCTGTTCGGCTTCAGCTACCTGTACGGGCTGACCGGCAGCACGAACCTGACCGTCATCGCCGACGCGCTGACCAAGGCCCACGCCGACGTGGGGCCGCGGGTCGCGCCCAACCCGATGGCGCTCCTGGCCGCGGTGATGGTGATCGCGGCGGTCGGGTTCCGCGTCACGGCGGTGCCGTTCCACTTCTACGCGCCGGACGTGTACGAGGGCGGGCCGGCCGGGGTGATCGCGCAGCTCGCGTTCTTCCCCAAGGTGGCCGGGTTCGTCGCGCTGGCCCGCGTGTTCGGCCTGCTCGGCGCCGACGTCCGGAACCTCCCGTTCGACACGAACACGCAGGTGCCGCTGCTGCTCTGGATCCTGGCCGTGATGACGATGTGCCTGGGCAACATGCTGGCGCTGTTGCAGGACAACGTCCGCCGGATGCTCGCGTACTCCGGCGTGGCCCACGGCGGGTACATGCTCATGGGCGTGGTGGTCGCGAGTTCGCTCCCGGACGCGCACAGCACGCCCGACGTGGGCGGGATCGACGCGGTCCTGGTGTACCTCGTCGCCTACGGCATGATGACCGTCGGGGCGTTCGCGGTGATCCTGTTCCTCAGCACGCCGGAGCGGCCGGTCGAGTCCATCGACGACCTCGCCGGTCTGGGGCAGACGAACCCGATCTCCGCCGGGGCGATGGCGGTGTTCATGTTCAGCCTGATCGGTCTGCCGCTCACCGCGGGGTTCGCGGGCAAGTTCCTGCTGTTCGTCGGCGCGTTCTCCGCGCCGACCGACACGCCGGTGATGCGGAACCTGTACGAGGTCATGGCGGTGTTCGCGGCCGTGAACGCGGCCGTCGGCGCGTACTACTACCTGCGCGTCGTCGGGGTGATGTACCTGCGCACCCCGATCCGGCCGGCCGCGACGTCGCGGTCCGTGCCCACGTTCCTGGCCGCCGTTGCGCTGGCCGCCGGGACCCTTTTCTTCGGCATCTACCCGGAACCGATCGCCCGCGCCGCCCGCAAGGCCGCCCCGGTCCCGACGGTGCCCGCAAGAGCCACCGCCGACGCGCGGTGA
- a CDS encoding complex I subunit 4 family protein, with amino-acid sequence MTIHAVGRVLVLLLVLVPLVSAAVVSVSGCVARRVALLAALFNLGLAAAVVGVAIPALGYRTETSAYQRGDSVLQRFQPEYVPGDTASRSDGADGRTEWTLLHLSSAPNAPGRFAPDVQLFLGIDGLNLWLVALAAVMLPPAVLISWESVTDRPGAFYGWLFLLQAGLVGAFLSFDVMLFYVFFELTLIPAFFLIGRWGVGSGRRDAARKFFLYTLAGSLLTLLGVVGVVLTNPTPVDALGRRVSEAVIQSGPPNQPATDWVMAKRGPLTFSLPDLMGNVQVWAAAEATANVRLAEVEQFVTTERARPGATAEQVRAAERTLDSARRVQAEAQQVRAKHLAAQFWLFIALMAGFMVKVPIWPFHTWLPAAYGEAPTGVVVLLSAVMAKLGTFGILRLVLPLVPDAALAYGLPAIGSLAAFGIVYAALCAYASKDMKMVIAYSSVSHLGFLVLALFAFNKEGLTGATLHMVNHGLSTGALFAVLGFLTDRYRTTEMAKFGGLMGRFPRFAVLTFVLCLASVGLPGLNNFVSEMLMLGGLFDARNPGAGRLGLAVVAAVGIFLSAWYTLTMLQRVFFNPVKEPEPVAPDAPARDVSRREFFAFGSLAGLCLLLGLVPQPVINTLAADVRVLSNIGDAARARAAGVRYVSDEPLVVPSAPAVLTKQAAPKGGGQKGGGGGKGGGGKGGGQKGGPPALPPAGPKGPPPGEE; translated from the coding sequence ATGACTATTCACGCCGTCGGCCGCGTCCTGGTTCTGCTGCTGGTGCTGGTGCCGCTGGTGTCCGCCGCGGTGGTATCGGTGTCCGGCTGCGTGGCCCGGCGCGTGGCACTTTTGGCCGCGCTGTTCAACCTCGGCCTGGCGGCGGCGGTGGTGGGGGTCGCCATTCCGGCGCTCGGCTACCGGACGGAAACCTCCGCGTACCAGCGCGGCGACTCGGTGCTCCAGCGGTTCCAGCCCGAGTACGTACCCGGTGACACCGCGAGCCGGTCGGACGGCGCCGACGGCCGCACCGAGTGGACCCTGCTGCACCTGTCCTCGGCCCCCAATGCCCCCGGCCGGTTCGCGCCCGATGTTCAACTGTTCCTCGGCATCGACGGCCTGAACCTGTGGCTGGTGGCGCTCGCCGCCGTCATGCTGCCCCCGGCCGTCCTGATCTCCTGGGAGTCCGTCACGGACCGGCCCGGTGCCTTCTACGGCTGGCTGTTCCTGCTCCAGGCGGGACTCGTTGGGGCGTTCCTGTCGTTCGACGTGATGCTGTTTTATGTGTTCTTCGAGCTGACCCTGATCCCGGCCTTCTTCCTCATCGGCCGGTGGGGCGTGGGCTCCGGGCGCCGCGACGCCGCCCGCAAGTTCTTCCTCTACACGCTCGCCGGCAGCCTGCTCACGCTCCTGGGCGTGGTCGGGGTCGTCCTCACCAACCCGACCCCGGTGGACGCACTCGGGAGGCGGGTGAGCGAGGCCGTGATCCAGTCGGGGCCGCCGAACCAGCCGGCGACCGACTGGGTGATGGCGAAGCGCGGACCGCTCACGTTCTCCCTTCCCGACCTGATGGGCAACGTGCAGGTGTGGGCCGCCGCGGAGGCCACGGCGAACGTCCGCCTCGCGGAGGTGGAGCAGTTCGTGACGACCGAGCGGGCGCGGCCCGGGGCCACGGCCGAACAGGTCCGGGCCGCGGAGCGGACGCTCGACTCGGCGCGCCGGGTCCAGGCCGAGGCCCAGCAGGTGCGGGCGAAGCACCTGGCGGCGCAGTTCTGGCTCTTCATCGCGCTCATGGCCGGGTTCATGGTGAAGGTGCCGATCTGGCCGTTCCACACCTGGCTCCCGGCCGCCTACGGCGAGGCACCGACCGGCGTGGTGGTGCTGCTGTCTGCCGTGATGGCGAAGCTCGGCACGTTCGGCATCCTCCGGCTGGTGCTGCCGCTCGTGCCGGACGCCGCGCTCGCCTACGGCCTGCCCGCCATCGGGTCGCTGGCCGCGTTCGGCATCGTGTACGCGGCCCTCTGCGCCTACGCGTCCAAGGACATGAAGATGGTGATCGCCTACAGCTCCGTCTCGCACCTCGGGTTCCTGGTGCTGGCGCTGTTCGCGTTCAACAAAGAGGGGCTGACCGGGGCGACCCTGCACATGGTGAACCACGGGCTGAGCACCGGCGCGCTGTTCGCCGTGCTCGGGTTCCTGACGGACCGGTACCGCACCACGGAGATGGCGAAGTTCGGCGGCCTGATGGGCCGGTTCCCGCGGTTCGCCGTACTCACGTTCGTCCTGTGCCTGGCGAGCGTCGGCCTGCCCGGCCTGAACAACTTCGTGAGCGAGATGCTGATGCTGGGCGGCCTGTTCGACGCCCGCAACCCCGGCGCGGGCCGCCTGGGGCTGGCGGTGGTCGCGGCCGTCGGCATCTTCCTGAGCGCGTGGTACACCCTGACGATGCTCCAGCGGGTGTTCTTCAACCCGGTGAAGGAGCCGGAACCGGTCGCCCCCGATGCGCCGGCCCGCGACGTGTCGCGGCGCGAGTTCTTCGCGTTCGGGTCGCTCGCCGGGCTGTGCCTGCTGCTCGGGCTCGTCCCCCAACCGGTCATTAACACGCTCGCCGCCGACGTGCGGGTGCTGTCCAACATCGGCGACGCCGCTCGCGCCCGCGCCGCCGGCGTCCGCTACGTGTCCGACGAGCCGCTCGTGGTTCCGAGCGCACCGGCCGTACTGACCAAACAGGCAGCGCCGAAAGGCGGCGGACAGAAGGGCGGGGGAGGCGGCAAAGGCGGTGGCGGCAAGGGCGGCGGACAGAAGGGCGGACCGCCCGCGCTCCCACCCGCTGGGCCGAAAGGCCCGCCACCGGGCGAAGAGTAG